ctcaaaacaaaaaataataataataatgctaCGCTAACTGAAACCAGTAGGATACTGCAAGATGCACATTTTGGATTCTATTTGTGATCATGCTGATTGGAAAAGAAATGTGTTTAGTTAAGTGTCCTCTAACTTTCCATTTTATTACATTATTGTTTTTGAAGTAACCTCTGCGGATGGTGAATTCataatctttttgtttttttctttggcTTAGTTCCGAATGAAAAAGGATCTCAACCAAAAAGGTCAAGGAATAAAAAGAAGGTAGTGTGTTCATTCTCAGTACACTGCTATTTTATCTTCTGACAGTTTTCACAGAATATTTACAATCAGATTCTTTGCAGCCTCAAAAACGACTCTCTTCTAATGAACCTTCAGAACCAGTCAATTTTGAAAGGGAACAAACTAGCCAAGGGATGTCAGAGTCAGATATTGCCTCTGATAAAGATAAAGCTATCGTACTTACTGAAGACAGTAGGACAAATCCAGGTAGTCCTAGCAGCAAAACTAGCACCGTAGATAAGCCAAAAGTTTCTGAAGATGGTGTGTCATTGGATGCTCCTATATCAGAAACAGCGTCTATCAATGAGTTAAATCATCATGCTGATCACGTGGAAGCAGCAGAACCTGTTGATGTAAGAGCCGTGAGTTCAGAATCTACTGGTGAGCATACAAGTGGAAACACCCCAGATATTTCTGGAGAGACTCTTCTCTTGCCTACTGCAGAAGTGGTTGATAGTGTGCAGGACAAGTCTCCCGTAGGTTCCAGTCAAAACACAGTTCTTCTTGATGCAGGATCTCCTGTGAACTTTCAGCAGGAAAGATCTAAATCCTTAACTGCAGATGAACCTGGTAAAATTGATAGGCAGATGAAGGATGCTAAAACCAATGCTGAACCTGATTTAGACCAGAAGCAGCTTCCAGAACATAAAACTGTTAATCCAGGCGAGAAGCAGCTTCCGGAACGTAAAACTGTTAAGTCATCCATGAAAGAACAAGAGCAACTTGAAGAGGTATAGTCTGTTTTCTAAGCTAACTTCTTCCTGTATTTCTAGGTCTTTTGATAAGTTCTTTTGACTACATTTATTTCTTCAGGCTCAGGGATTGCTTAAGAATGCAACTTCTACCGGTCAGTCCAAAGAAGCACGATTAGCCCGTGTAAgagttcattatttcattaacCTCTGAGTTAGAATTCTAGGGTGCTTttatttgtgcatattttttcgAAATGATGCAAAAAGGGAATTcaacaaacatatttatttaagtttttaaagAAGTTTCCCCCAAAaagtatttccaaaaaaaaaaattttctcaaaGAAGCCGTTTCAGagtgtttttcaaagaaataGCTGCTATTAACTTatagaaattgaaatttaatcTGGCAACTAGCTTCTGAATTTACATTCGTTTTGGTTTTTCTCACCAACTACTTGTAAAATAGCTGCTATTTTGTTTTGCGGGAAGTTATATTCACAGATTATGGTGCTTTAACTCAAATGTGCAGGTTTGTGCTGGACTTTCATCACGTCTTCAGGAGTATAAATCTGAAAATGCTCAGCTCGAGGAGCTTCTTGTAGCAGAGGTGAATATGGGCATTTGATTGAAGAGTTCCCGAGTTTCTAAAATAACCGCATTCAAGTCTTGATTATATGTCATTTATTCTGATGTGACAGAGGGAATTGAGTAAATCTTGCGAGGCTCGGATAAAGCAGCTTCAGAAAGATTTATCTGCAGCCAAAAAAGAGGTGTCGAGAGCAGACTCCAGTATGGCTGATGCTCTTGCTGCAAAGAATGCTGAAATTGAGGCTCTTGTTAGTTCTATGGATGCACTTAAGAAGCAAGCTGCACTCTCCGAAGGAAACCTGGCATCATTGCAGGTTCATTTCAAACTACCTATTATAGTCTTGTACTGCCACACTTGTTAAGTGACCTCTCGTTTTATCTGTTTTTATTTCTGGGATCATCTGCATCAGTTTGATTTGTTGTTATGACTTTACTTTGAAATTCTGGTACTTGGAATTGTGTCTATTGGTGCTTTCCTCGGCCAATACAAGTGAAACttctatatttaaaaaagacTTCCTGTGAGGACTTGAGCTATCAGCTCTTTTACCACTGTGTACCGggaaatcaattattttaaatggaaAGGAAGGCTGAGTTTTGTCTGCCTTTTTCAGGCTAATATGGAGTCTTTAATGAGAAACAGGGAATTAACAGAGACAAGGATGATGCAAGTATGTGGATCTCTATTCACAACAACTTTTGGATATTACTTACTCTGTTTTGCTGCTCCTGAACACCTTTATTACTATAGTTTTTCTTACCAGTGAGAAAATTTTATGTGCTCAGGCTTTAAGGGAGGAGCTGGGTGCTGCAGAGCGAAGATCAGAAGAAGAGCGTGCTGCTCATAATGCTACCAAAAAGGTTTATAACTGAAAACTTACTTGCTGAGCATTCTAAAAAAGTAGCAGCTAAATATTTGTACTCAGATTCTGAAAAGTGATTTAAAGTCTTGAGTGACTACAAGTTCATATCCTGAAATCTGCGACAACTTTATCACATTGTCTCTGGATCATTTTGGTCAAAATAGCAGAGAACTTCTCATTCTTCCCTAATATAGGTTTTCTGCTTTAATCTGCATATATGTGTTTCCAATGCCCCTCCCTTGCTCCCTCTCTGATTCTAAAATTGCATCTGCAGTGCCCCCCTTCCCAGAGTATTAGTATTATTCTTTTTCCCTTATGTTTAGGTTTCCATCACTATGTATTGTTTCTTTAGCCTCGACCTCTTATTACCTTCTTGTAGTTTCTACTTGTTTTTATTGCCTCTTTTTAACTGTTGTTTATCGAG
This portion of the Solanum pennellii chromosome 12, SPENNV200 genome encodes:
- the LOC107007295 gene encoding golgin candidate 1: MASWLRAAEDLFEVVDKRAKSVVGENSDEQPNVRGPVPNEKGSQPKRSRNKKKPQKRLSSNEPSEPVNFEREQTSQGMSESDIASDKDKAIVLTEDSRTNPGSPSSKTSTVDKPKVSEDGVSLDAPISETASINELNHHADHVEAAEPVDVRAVSSESTGEHTSGNTPDISGETLLLPTAEVVDSVQDKSPVGSSQNTVLLDAGSPVNFQQERSKSLTADEPGKIDRQMKDAKTNAEPDLDQKQLPEHKTVNPGEKQLPERKTVKSSMKEQEQLEEAQGLLKNATSTGQSKEARLARVCAGLSSRLQEYKSENAQLEELLVAERELSKSCEARIKQLQKDLSAAKKEVSRADSSMADALAAKNAEIEALVSSMDALKKQAALSEGNLASLQANMESLMRNRELTETRMMQALREELGAAERRSEEERAAHNATKKAFMEREVELEHRALEASTALARAQRTADERTAKATEFEQKVALLEVECATLNQELQDMEARTRRGQKKSSEEANQVLQVQAWQEEVERARQGQREAESKLASLEAEMQKLRVETAAMKRDSEHYSRPEHVELEKRYRELTDLLYYKQTQLEAMASEKAAAAFQLEKEAKRFQEVQLEAERNRSSRRASSSWEEDTDIKALEPLPLHHRHMTRATIQLQKAAKLLDSGAVRATRFLWRCPTARVILLFYLVFVHLFLMYLLHRLQEQADTFESKEVAISMGLVNQTLP